The Zobellia alginiliquefaciens genome contains a region encoding:
- a CDS encoding CoA transferase subunit A: MISKKVTDVKEALQGIQDGMTFMLGGFGLCGIPENAITALVESNIKDITCISNNAGVDDFGLGLLLHKHQIKKMISSYVGENEEFERQMLSGELEVELTPQGTLAEKCRAAQAGFPAFYTPAGYGTEVAAGKETREFNGKMYVLEEAFNADFAFVKAWKGDEAGNLIFKGTARNFNPCMCGAAKITVAEVEELVPAGELDPNQIHIPGIFVQRIFQGKNYEKRIEQRTVRSHN; this comes from the coding sequence ATGATCTCTAAAAAAGTAACTGATGTAAAAGAAGCCTTGCAGGGTATTCAAGACGGAATGACCTTTATGTTAGGTGGTTTCGGGCTGTGTGGAATTCCGGAAAACGCGATTACCGCACTTGTAGAATCCAACATCAAGGATATTACTTGTATTTCCAATAATGCCGGGGTAGATGATTTTGGGCTAGGATTGCTATTGCACAAGCACCAGATTAAAAAAATGATATCTTCTTATGTAGGAGAGAACGAAGAGTTTGAACGGCAAATGTTAAGTGGCGAATTGGAAGTGGAATTGACTCCGCAAGGTACATTAGCCGAAAAATGCCGTGCGGCACAAGCAGGTTTTCCTGCTTTCTATACGCCGGCGGGTTATGGTACCGAAGTTGCTGCAGGTAAGGAAACCCGGGAGTTTAACGGAAAAATGTATGTGCTGGAGGAAGCGTTTAATGCGGATTTTGCATTTGTAAAAGCATGGAAGGGAGATGAAGCCGGAAATCTGATTTTTAAGGGTACCGCCAGAAACTTTAACCCCTGTATGTGTGGAGCGGCCAAAATTACCGTTGCCGAAGTTGAAGAGCTTGTTCCTGCAGGTGAATTGGATCCCAACCAAATTCATATTCCCGGAATATTCGTGCAGCGTATTTTTCAAGGGAAAAACTATGAAAAACGGATTGAACAACGAACTGTGCGGTCGCACAATTAA
- a CDS encoding penicillin-binding protein 1A, whose translation MAKKVVKKKKTNGYFKYIKWFWILFTSGILLVALIFLLASEGLLGIDMPEYEYLENPQTNLATEIISSDAKTLGKFYLDDNRTPVPYDSLPQNLVNALIATEDARFYDHSGIDAFGFMRALAYLGKKGGASTITQQLARQLFVGVRSKNKVEAIRQKIMEWVLATRLERQYTKEEIIAMYLNQYDFLNNADGIRSAAKIYFGKEPQELKTEESAVLVGMLKNSSYFNPIRREELVTNRRNTVLGQMAKYDYITEHEKDSLQATKMDINFNPESHKEGLATYFRMYLQGFMNDWISKNPKPALEGGRDKWNLYLDGLKIYTTIDSRMQTNAEDAVRSHMSNLQDEFFHQNTPDRNPTAPFLDLEKSDINRILERAMKNSHRWRQMKSEGKSEEVIRESFKKKTEMTVFDWNSDGRERDTIMTPLDSIRYYKTFLRAAMMSMEPQTGHVKAWVGGIDYRHFQYDNVIQGSRQAGSTFKPFVYAAAIDQLRLSPCDELPDTQYCIEAGKHGNMEPWCPKNADGKYSGKNYTLKAALANSVNTVTAQLIDRVGPRSVVSIVNNLGLNREILEVPSIALGTPEINVYEMVGAYGAFANQGVYVKPVMVTRIEDKNGTVLYEYVPETKDVLSKDVAYAMVDLMQGVTEGGSGTRLRHSYQKNTTAYKEVITGYPYGFTNPIAGKTGTTQNQSDGWFMGMVPNLVTGVWVGGEERSVHFKSITYGQGASMALPIWGLYMKKNYENKDLGISDGEFDKPENMSINIDCSKVEEDNDENEGLDDDLDDLDF comes from the coding sequence ATGGCCAAGAAGGTGGTTAAAAAGAAAAAAACCAATGGGTATTTTAAATACATCAAATGGTTCTGGATCCTGTTCACTTCAGGTATTCTATTAGTGGCATTAATATTTTTATTGGCTTCTGAAGGTCTTTTGGGCATAGATATGCCTGAATATGAATATTTAGAAAACCCACAGACCAATTTGGCTACCGAAATTATTTCTTCGGATGCCAAAACATTGGGTAAGTTTTATTTGGATGATAACCGTACACCAGTGCCTTATGATAGTCTCCCTCAAAATTTGGTAAACGCACTTATCGCCACAGAAGATGCTCGTTTTTACGACCATTCCGGTATTGATGCTTTCGGGTTTATGAGAGCACTGGCGTATCTTGGTAAAAAAGGAGGTGCCAGTACCATTACACAGCAGTTGGCACGTCAACTTTTTGTGGGTGTACGCTCTAAAAACAAGGTTGAGGCTATCCGACAAAAAATAATGGAATGGGTATTAGCTACCCGTTTGGAAAGGCAGTATACCAAAGAAGAGATTATTGCCATGTACCTTAATCAATATGATTTTCTTAATAATGCAGATGGCATACGTTCTGCAGCAAAAATCTATTTTGGAAAAGAGCCGCAGGAATTGAAAACCGAGGAGTCTGCCGTATTGGTGGGAATGCTTAAAAATTCGTCCTATTTCAACCCTATAAGAAGAGAAGAGTTGGTCACGAATCGTAGAAATACGGTGTTGGGTCAAATGGCGAAGTACGATTATATCACGGAACACGAGAAAGACTCATTGCAGGCCACGAAGATGGATATCAACTTTAATCCAGAATCGCATAAAGAAGGTTTGGCTACCTATTTTAGAATGTATTTGCAAGGTTTTATGAACGATTGGATTTCCAAAAACCCTAAACCTGCTTTAGAAGGAGGCAGGGACAAATGGAATTTGTATCTAGATGGCCTTAAAATATATACGACTATAGATTCACGGATGCAGACCAATGCTGAAGACGCGGTTCGTAGTCATATGTCTAACCTTCAAGATGAATTCTTTCATCAAAATACACCGGACAGAAACCCAACGGCACCATTTTTGGATTTAGAGAAGTCTGATATAAATCGAATTTTGGAGCGTGCAATGAAAAACTCTCATCGTTGGCGACAAATGAAATCTGAGGGTAAATCTGAAGAGGTAATCCGAGAATCTTTCAAGAAAAAGACAGAGATGACCGTTTTTGATTGGAATAGTGACGGTCGTGAGCGTGATACAATTATGACGCCTTTAGATTCTATTAGATACTATAAAACATTCCTAAGAGCGGCAATGATGTCTATGGAACCGCAGACAGGTCATGTAAAAGCTTGGGTAGGTGGTATTGATTATAGACACTTTCAGTATGATAATGTTATTCAAGGATCGCGTCAAGCAGGGTCTACTTTCAAGCCTTTCGTTTATGCTGCGGCTATAGATCAATTACGATTATCGCCTTGTGATGAACTACCGGATACGCAATATTGTATAGAAGCCGGAAAACATGGTAATATGGAGCCTTGGTGTCCAAAAAATGCCGATGGAAAATACTCTGGTAAAAATTATACGTTAAAAGCGGCACTGGCAAATTCGGTTAATACTGTAACGGCACAATTAATAGACCGTGTAGGTCCAAGGTCCGTGGTTTCCATTGTAAACAACCTAGGTCTGAACCGGGAAATTCTAGAGGTACCTTCCATAGCATTGGGTACCCCTGAAATAAATGTGTACGAGATGGTTGGGGCGTATGGCGCATTTGCCAATCAAGGAGTCTATGTAAAGCCCGTTATGGTAACCCGCATAGAAGATAAAAATGGTACGGTTCTGTATGAATATGTTCCAGAAACCAAAGATGTATTGAGTAAAGATGTTGCCTATGCCATGGTAGATCTAATGCAAGGTGTTACCGAAGGTGGTTCGGGTACGAGATTAAGGCATTCTTACCAGAAAAACACTACGGCATATAAAGAGGTTATAACAGGGTATCCTTACGGATTTACGAACCCAATAGCGGGTAAGACCGGTACGACACAAAATCAGAGTGATGGTTGGTTTATGGGTATGGTGCCTAACCTGGTAACCGGTGTTTGGGTAGGTGGTGAAGAAAGATCGGTTCACTTTAAATCCATAACGTATGGTCAAGGGGCTTCTATGGCGCTACCTATTTGGGGGCTGTACATGAAAAAGAACTATGAGAATAAGGATTTAGGCATTTCCGATGGGGAATTTGATAAACCTGAAAACATGTCCATAAATATAGATTGTAGTAAAGTTGAAGAGGATAATGATGAAAATGAAGGTTTGGATGATGATTTAGACGACTTGGATTTTTAA
- a CDS encoding gliding motility lipoprotein GldH, whose translation MARFLLVFAVVALCFACNDNLVKSEFQATKGGSWGKADNIVFSFSEIDTTQRHNMFITVRNDATFPYNNLFLIAELEFPSGETVKDTLEYEMALPDGTWLGKGYGSIKENKLWYKENIVFPSSGVYNLRIWHAMRKNGSVNGVENLKGVTDVGFEIEKSNE comes from the coding sequence ATGGCTAGGTTTTTACTGGTTTTTGCTGTTGTAGCCTTATGTTTTGCATGTAATGATAATTTGGTTAAATCTGAATTTCAGGCTACTAAAGGCGGTTCATGGGGCAAAGCGGATAACATTGTTTTTTCGTTTTCTGAAATAGATACTACACAAAGACATAACATGTTTATTACCGTGCGCAATGACGCTACCTTCCCGTACAACAACCTGTTTTTAATTGCAGAACTGGAATTTCCATCGGGAGAAACGGTGAAAGATACGTTGGAGTACGAGATGGCTTTACCAGATGGTACTTGGTTGGGAAAAGGATATGGTAGCATTAAAGAAAATAAATTATGGTACAAGGAAAACATCGTTTTTCCTTCCTCTGGCGTATATAATTTACGTATCTGGCATGCCATGCGAAAAAATGGTAGTGTTAACGGGGTTGAAAATTTAAAAGGCGTTACAGACGTCGGGTTTGAAATAGAAAAAAGTAACGAGTAA
- a CDS encoding PSP1 domain-containing protein, whose amino-acid sequence MGCSSCSTGKDGQPSGCKNNGTCGTDGCNKLTVFDWLSNMSLPNGEKPFDCVEVRFKNSRKEFFRNSENLSLSIGDIVATQAQSGHDVGMVTLVGELVKVQMKRKKVNFKDENLPKIHRKASQNDIDKWQKCRDREEGIKKRAREIAIILKLQMKISDVEFQGDGSKATFYYTAEDRVDFRQLIKDMAKAFGIRIEMRQIGYRQEAQRLGGIGSCGRELCCSTWLTDFRSVSTSAARYQQLSLNPQKLAGQCGKLKCCLNYELDMYLDALKDFPAQDTRLFTEKGLAFCQKTDIFKGMLWFSYKDDPANWHTLTKEQVQEILTKNKKKEKVASLEEYTVDNFVKEEKVFENVVGQDSLTRFDRPKRSSRNRNRKKNKAKANSGGNHNNNNKNRGNKPASATNATKNKRRRNNNPKRQQKNG is encoded by the coding sequence ATGGGCTGTAGCAGTTGTTCGACCGGTAAGGACGGACAACCTTCTGGTTGCAAGAATAATGGAACTTGTGGTACCGATGGTTGTAATAAATTAACCGTCTTTGATTGGCTTTCCAACATGTCGCTTCCTAATGGTGAAAAGCCGTTTGATTGCGTAGAAGTTCGATTTAAGAACAGTAGAAAAGAATTCTTTAGAAATAGCGAAAATTTATCATTATCAATAGGCGATATTGTGGCGACGCAGGCACAATCGGGTCACGATGTGGGTATGGTTACCCTTGTTGGTGAATTGGTAAAAGTGCAAATGAAACGAAAGAAGGTGAATTTCAAAGATGAAAACCTTCCGAAAATTCATAGAAAAGCATCGCAGAACGATATTGATAAATGGCAAAAGTGCCGTGACAGAGAGGAAGGAATAAAGAAGCGTGCAAGAGAGATAGCGATTATTCTGAAGCTTCAAATGAAGATTTCAGATGTTGAATTTCAAGGTGATGGTTCCAAGGCCACGTTTTATTATACGGCAGAGGATCGTGTTGATTTTAGGCAGTTAATCAAAGATATGGCCAAGGCTTTCGGTATTAGAATCGAGATGCGCCAAATCGGGTATCGGCAAGAAGCCCAACGTTTAGGTGGTATAGGTTCTTGCGGTAGAGAATTATGTTGCTCTACTTGGTTGACCGATTTTAGATCCGTAAGTACCTCTGCAGCCCGTTACCAACAGTTATCATTAAATCCACAAAAATTGGCTGGCCAGTGTGGAAAACTCAAGTGTTGTTTAAACTATGAGTTAGATATGTATTTGGATGCGCTTAAAGATTTCCCTGCACAAGACACTAGGTTATTTACTGAAAAAGGACTCGCATTCTGCCAAAAAACAGATATTTTCAAAGGAATGCTCTGGTTTTCCTATAAAGATGACCCGGCAAATTGGCATACGTTGACCAAGGAGCAGGTTCAGGAAATTCTTACCAAAAATAAAAAGAAAGAAAAAGTTGCCAGCCTAGAGGAATATACGGTAGATAATTTCGTTAAGGAAGAAAAGGTGTTCGAGAATGTGGTTGGGCAAGATAGCCTTACCCGTTTTGATAGACCTAAGCGATCTTCAAGAAATAGAAATCGTAAGAAAAATAAAGCCAAAGCAAATAGTGGCGGAAACCACAATAACAACAATAAGAATAGAGGCAATAAACCTGCCAGTGCAACAAATGCTACAAAGAACAAAAGAAGGAGAAATAATAACCCTAAACGGCAGCAAAAAAATGGCTAG
- a CDS encoding MFS transporter, with protein MEKQKYLSNTVLYLMSLSAGLIVANLYYNQPLLHMISVSLGVTESAVSNIALASQLGYAFGLLFVVPLGDMISNQKILKIDFVLMLLSLLAAGFSTSLWLLVIASFFIGCTSALPQLFVPMAAQLSNEQNRGRAIGIVMSGLLIGILASRVISGFVGEQFGWRTMYFVATAMMLILFIVLKLKLPQIKPVYEGSYKDLMKSLIHFFKTEPPLRLAAVRGGLSFAGLSAFWTTLVFLMEDNFGYGSGITGMFGLIGVVGALAATVVGKLSDRMSKNRIVIISTLVLILSWAVFLFSHHSIIGIIIGVILVDLGQQSLHIANQNIIFSRNENARNRVNTVYMVIFFLGGALGTVLGAYAWQHYQWMGVSTLGLILSIVSLIVHLGFGDKKI; from the coding sequence ATGGAAAAACAAAAATACCTAAGCAATACCGTTCTCTATCTCATGAGCCTATCGGCTGGCTTAATTGTGGCAAACCTCTATTACAACCAACCTTTGCTGCACATGATTTCAGTAAGTCTGGGGGTTACGGAATCTGCAGTGAGCAATATTGCACTGGCCTCTCAGTTGGGCTATGCATTTGGGTTACTTTTTGTAGTCCCTTTGGGTGATATGATATCCAATCAAAAAATATTGAAAATCGATTTTGTCCTCATGCTGTTATCCCTATTGGCTGCAGGATTCTCTACTTCATTATGGCTCCTTGTTATTGCCAGTTTCTTTATTGGGTGTACCTCTGCCCTGCCTCAATTGTTCGTTCCTATGGCAGCACAATTATCCAATGAGCAAAATAGGGGGCGCGCCATTGGCATAGTTATGAGCGGATTGTTAATAGGTATTTTAGCAAGCCGTGTCATTAGCGGTTTTGTAGGGGAGCAATTCGGTTGGCGCACCATGTATTTTGTAGCCACGGCAATGATGCTCATTCTCTTTATTGTTTTAAAATTAAAATTGCCACAGATCAAACCTGTTTATGAGGGCAGTTATAAAGACTTGATGAAATCATTAATTCATTTCTTTAAAACCGAACCTCCATTGCGACTTGCAGCAGTAAGAGGCGGACTTTCATTTGCAGGGCTGAGTGCTTTTTGGACGACTTTAGTTTTTCTAATGGAGGATAATTTTGGCTATGGAAGTGGTATTACCGGTATGTTTGGCCTTATTGGAGTGGTAGGTGCATTAGCAGCCACAGTAGTAGGAAAACTAAGCGACCGTATGAGCAAAAACCGAATTGTTATTATATCTACCTTAGTTTTAATTCTCTCTTGGGCGGTATTTTTGTTTTCCCATCACTCCATCATAGGCATTATAATTGGTGTTATCCTGGTAGACCTTGGCCAACAATCACTTCATATTGCCAATCAGAACATTATATTCTCCCGAAATGAGAACGCCCGTAACCGTGTAAATACAGTTTATATGGTTATCTTTTTCTTAGGAGGTGCCCTTGGAACCGTGTTAGGCGCTTACGCGTGGCAGCACTACCAATGGATGGGTGTATCCACTCTTGGTCTAATCCTTTCAATTGTATCACTAATAGTCCATCTGGGTTTTGGGGATAAGAAAATTTAA
- a CDS encoding rhodanese-related sulfurtransferase translates to MQLYNNLSAKERAALIEEAGQERLTISFYKYAQIGNPEIFRNHLFISWNELDVLGRIYVAHEGINAQLSVPAENFEEFKTHLDSISFLENVRLNIAIEQDNLSFLKLKVKVRKKIVADGLVDTTFDVTNKGIHVGAEKFNELIEDPDTVLVDMRNHYESEIGHFKNAITPDVDTFRDSLDIIEKDLADHKEDKKLVMYCTGGIRCEKASAYYKHKGFKQVYQLEGGIIDYTRQVKSKNLENKFLGKNFVFDHRRSERISDDVIASCHQCGKPCDNHVNCANEACHLLFIQCDECAQKMDNCCSDSCQEINALPFEEQKELRRGKGASNKIFKKGRSEVLKFKK, encoded by the coding sequence ATGCAACTGTACAATAACTTAAGTGCAAAAGAAAGAGCGGCACTTATTGAAGAAGCCGGTCAAGAACGTTTGACTATCTCTTTCTACAAATATGCACAGATCGGTAATCCGGAAATATTTAGAAATCATCTTTTCATCAGCTGGAACGAATTGGACGTTCTTGGGCGAATTTACGTAGCTCACGAAGGGATAAATGCCCAATTATCCGTACCTGCCGAAAATTTTGAAGAATTTAAAACCCATTTGGACAGTATTTCTTTTTTGGAAAATGTTCGACTTAACATCGCCATAGAGCAAGACAATCTCTCTTTCTTAAAACTAAAGGTAAAAGTGAGAAAAAAGATTGTGGCAGATGGTCTTGTTGATACTACTTTTGATGTTACCAATAAAGGAATACATGTTGGTGCTGAAAAATTCAATGAACTTATAGAAGACCCGGATACGGTATTGGTGGATATGCGTAATCACTATGAGAGCGAAATTGGTCATTTTAAAAATGCTATTACCCCAGATGTTGATACGTTCAGGGATTCATTGGATATTATTGAAAAAGACCTTGCGGACCATAAAGAGGATAAAAAGCTGGTCATGTACTGCACAGGGGGTATACGGTGCGAAAAGGCCAGTGCCTACTATAAACACAAAGGTTTTAAACAGGTTTACCAATTAGAGGGTGGCATTATAGATTATACCCGCCAGGTAAAAAGTAAAAATCTTGAAAATAAATTTTTAGGTAAAAACTTTGTTTTTGATCACCGGCGCAGTGAACGGATTTCCGATGATGTGATCGCAAGCTGTCACCAGTGTGGTAAACCATGTGACAACCATGTAAATTGTGCTAACGAAGCTTGTCACCTTTTGTTTATTCAATGTGATGAGTGCGCCCAAAAGATGGACAATTGCTGTTCGGACAGTTGTCAAGAAATAAATGCCTTGCCTTTTGAGGAACAGAAAGAACTGAGAAGAGGAAAAGGGGCTAGCAACAAGATTTTCAAAAAGGGAAGGTCAGAAGTCTTAAAGTTTAAAAAGTAA
- the recA gene encoding recombinase RecA translates to MSSEKDAKLKALKLTLDKLDKTYGKGAVMKMGDRVVEDVEIIPSGSLGLDIALGVGGYPRGRVIEIYGPESSGKTTLTLHAIAEAQKNGGIAAFIDAEHAFDRFYAQKLGVDIDNLIISQPDNGEQALEIADNLIRSGAIDIVIIDSVAALTPKSEIEGEMGDSKMGLHARLMSQALRKLTGSISKTNCTVIFINQLREKIGVMFGNPETTTGGNALKFYASVRLDIRRSTQIKDTDGNVQGNKTRVKVVKNKVAPPFRTTEFDIMYGEGISKVGEIIDLGVEYEIVKKSGSWFSYGDTKLGQGRDAVKSLLLDNPELFEELDGKIRAAIKALKE, encoded by the coding sequence ATGAGCTCGGAAAAAGATGCAAAACTAAAAGCCCTTAAGTTAACCTTAGATAAATTAGATAAGACTTACGGAAAAGGTGCCGTAATGAAAATGGGCGATAGAGTGGTGGAAGATGTTGAAATCATCCCTTCCGGTTCATTAGGCCTAGATATAGCCTTAGGCGTAGGTGGTTACCCACGTGGTAGAGTCATTGAAATTTACGGTCCGGAATCATCGGGTAAAACCACTTTGACCTTACACGCTATTGCCGAAGCTCAAAAAAACGGAGGAATTGCAGCTTTTATTGATGCAGAGCACGCTTTTGACCGTTTTTATGCGCAAAAGCTAGGTGTTGATATTGACAACCTGATTATTTCTCAACCGGATAATGGTGAGCAAGCATTGGAAATTGCCGATAACTTGATTCGTTCGGGTGCTATTGATATTGTTATTATTGACTCCGTTGCTGCGTTGACCCCTAAAAGTGAGATTGAAGGTGAAATGGGAGACTCTAAAATGGGGCTTCACGCAAGGTTAATGTCACAAGCACTTCGGAAGCTTACCGGTTCTATCAGTAAAACCAATTGTACCGTAATCTTCATTAACCAGTTACGTGAGAAAATTGGCGTAATGTTCGGTAACCCTGAAACAACTACTGGTGGTAACGCATTAAAATTCTACGCTTCGGTTCGACTTGACATTCGTAGATCTACACAAATTAAGGATACTGATGGTAATGTTCAAGGGAACAAAACCCGTGTAAAAGTTGTGAAGAACAAAGTTGCACCACCATTTAGAACTACTGAGTTTGATATTATGTATGGCGAAGGAATCTCTAAAGTCGGAGAGATAATCGACCTTGGCGTGGAGTATGAAATCGTTAAGAAAAGCGGTTCTTGGTTCAGTTATGGAGACACAAAACTAGGACAAGGCCGTGATGCCGTAAAGTCCTTGTTATTAGACAACCCAGAACTTTTTGAAGAATTGGACGGAAAAATCAGAGCTGCTATTAAAGCTCTAAAAGAATAA
- a CDS encoding RNA polymerase sigma factor — MGLEELIINCKKGNRKAQEQLYRDYSRTLFGICLKYSRNRTEAEDNLHDSFLVIYEKVGQFKHKGSFEGWLKRITVNTVLQKYRKDEPLSLVSDAIEDTETVLDSSYENLSLDVLLKHIQELPDKYRLTFNLYVLDGYTHKEISELLGTTQGTSKSNLARARKLLKEKIEITKNKAIIGLLIFLLIGFCV; from the coding sequence TTGGGTCTAGAAGAACTCATTATTAATTGCAAGAAAGGAAACCGCAAGGCACAAGAACAATTGTATCGCGATTATTCTCGCACCTTGTTCGGTATCTGCTTAAAGTATTCGCGTAACCGCACGGAAGCCGAAGACAATTTGCATGACAGTTTTTTGGTCATTTATGAAAAAGTGGGGCAGTTTAAGCACAAGGGCTCTTTTGAAGGGTGGCTAAAGCGTATTACCGTCAATACCGTACTTCAAAAATACCGTAAAGATGAGCCTTTAAGCTTAGTAAGCGATGCAATTGAAGATACAGAAACGGTATTGGATAGCAGCTATGAAAATTTAAGTTTAGACGTATTACTAAAACACATTCAAGAATTACCGGATAAATACCGCCTTACATTCAACCTATATGTTTTAGACGGGTATACCCACAAAGAAATCAGCGAGCTTTTAGGTACCACCCAGGGCACTTCAAAAAGTAATCTGGCCAGAGCACGCAAGTTGTTAAAAGAAAAAATAGAGATTACAAAGAATAAAGCCATCATTGGCCTACTCATCTTCCTTTTGATAGGATTTTGCGTTTGA
- a CDS encoding outer membrane beta-barrel protein has protein sequence MSKKNIQNLFQEKFRDFEEVPDPRVWTSIEASLNKKKKKRAFPIWWTLGGAAAALVIGLVAFYPFETKNEAPSSFTDVDQKENTIENTLENTNEFILDNTDEVAEGESSISTNSEITPESSNKETEHKTTTTLNADEIQTNSQKSTYEKSGLKSNITSEVAQTEKKPNGTQNARTITSTSNKADYASNLEKDNQPITASNHSPSNEEHIETSKTNVSDAIGIASNINNGDSPATKLRKEDGPASVSETEIAENITSVQKEKEENEKKSIFDEIEAEEKIVSTEKTGRWSAGPNVAPVYYNAIGDGSPVNSIFNENSKSGNTNLSYGLTVAYALNDKLSIRSGVNKVDYGYDTNDVGFTSTLQEASSEKIQNLNYASTAKNIVVTGQNSNFNSLANADAMFAFEVTDANPNQRNGTMAQQFGYLEVPLELDYALIDRKFGLNILGGVSSLFLIDNSVTLTSGELTTEIGEANNVNSVNFSTNIGFGVNYKFTPKIRFNVEPVFKYQLNTFSDVSGDFNPFTIGVYSGLNFKF, from the coding sequence ATGAGTAAAAAAAATATACAAAACCTGTTTCAGGAGAAGTTTCGCGACTTTGAGGAGGTGCCGGACCCAAGGGTCTGGACATCCATTGAAGCCTCTCTGAACAAGAAGAAAAAGAAAAGGGCCTTTCCTATCTGGTGGACCCTGGGCGGAGCTGCGGCGGCATTGGTTATTGGATTAGTTGCTTTCTATCCCTTTGAGACTAAAAACGAAGCTCCTAGTAGTTTCACAGATGTTGACCAAAAGGAAAATACAATTGAAAACACCCTTGAAAATACCAATGAGTTTATTTTAGACAACACAGACGAAGTTGCTGAAGGTGAGTCTAGTATATCCACAAATTCTGAAATAACCCCAGAGTCCTCAAATAAGGAAACAGAGCACAAAACTACGACTACTTTGAATGCTGATGAGATTCAAACTAATTCTCAAAAAAGTACGTACGAAAAGTCCGGTTTGAAATCAAATATAACTTCAGAAGTTGCTCAAACAGAAAAAAAACCAAATGGTACCCAAAATGCTAGAACCATTACGAGTACCTCTAACAAAGCTGACTATGCTTCGAACCTGGAGAAAGACAATCAACCTATAACAGCATCAAACCATTCTCCATCAAACGAAGAGCATATAGAAACATCAAAAACTAATGTTAGTGATGCAATCGGCATAGCTTCAAACATAAACAATGGAGATAGCCCAGCAACAAAACTGCGAAAAGAAGATGGTCCAGCTTCAGTCTCCGAAACAGAAATAGCAGAAAATATCACGTCCGTTCAAAAAGAGAAAGAGGAAAACGAAAAGAAATCCATTTTTGATGAAATTGAAGCTGAGGAAAAAATTGTAAGCACTGAAAAAACCGGTCGTTGGTCTGCAGGACCTAATGTTGCTCCCGTTTATTACAATGCAATTGGTGACGGTTCGCCAGTAAATTCCATTTTTAATGAAAATTCTAAATCCGGGAATACTAACCTTAGCTACGGTCTAACCGTCGCCTATGCTTTAAATGATAAATTAAGCATACGTTCCGGGGTAAATAAAGTAGACTATGGGTATGACACCAACGATGTTGGGTTTACCTCTACCTTACAAGAAGCCTCCTCAGAAAAAATACAGAATCTTAACTATGCCAGTACTGCAAAAAACATAGTGGTCACCGGCCAAAATAGTAATTTTAATAGTCTGGCAAATGCCGATGCTATGTTTGCTTTTGAAGTCACAGACGCTAATCCTAACCAAAGAAACGGCACCATGGCACAGCAATTTGGATATTTAGAAGTGCCTTTAGAGCTTGACTATGCATTGATAGATCGCAAATTTGGCTTGAATATACTAGGCGGTGTAAGCTCATTGTTTCTAATAGACAACTCCGTAACCCTTACATCGGGGGAGTTAACAACCGAAATAGGTGAAGCGAACAATGTGAACTCCGTTAACTTTAGTACCAACATTGGGTTTGGTGTTAATTACAAATTCACTCCTAAAATACGTTTTAACGTAGAACCAGTTTTTAAATATCAATTGAATACCTTCTCAGATGTATCCGGAGATTTCAATCCGTTTACCATTGGGGTTTACAGTGGACTTAATTTTAAATTCTAA